A genomic segment from Chrysemys picta bellii isolate R12L10 chromosome 11, ASM1138683v2, whole genome shotgun sequence encodes:
- the LOC135974154 gene encoding uncharacterized protein LOC135974154 produces MMERGHDRDALQCRIKVKELRSAYCKARDANSRSGATPATCRFYKELDAILGVNPTSTPSTTMDTSEPVWGGGEEEENGSDGGGPDGDTPESLEPCSQELFSSQEEGSQSQRPVLGGGQTEEQVPAASTLRPQPSLLLPAQRLQRLRKRPRKSKEDMLQEVMRQSNKENEKAQNWRERESRIHQENAAHQRQSTDRLISILERQADTIQELVAMQKEEQYRKCKRHPPMQPLSQNSFRCAPLSPPTHFPQLPCSSCHPLPPTPVSSPPSPENHNPYPLHSTPITMQYSCPEMQHSLHSTPDRTYANL; encoded by the exons atgatggaaaggggccatgaccgggatgccctgcagtgcaggattaaagtgaaggagctgcggagtgcctactgcaaagcccgTGACGCAAACAGCCGCTCGGGTGCtacccccgcgacctgccgattctacaaagagctggatgcgatacttggggttaaccccacctccactccgagcaccaccatggacacttcagagccggtgtgggggggtggggaggaggaggaaaacgggagtgatggtggtgggccggatggagataccccggaatccctggagccatgcagccaggagctcttctcgagccaggaggaaggtagccagtcgcagcggccggtacttggtggaggacaaacagaagagcaggttcccg cagcatcaaccttgagacctcagccgtccctcttattgcctgctcagagactgcaaagactcaggaagagaccgcgaaaaagcaaagaagacatgctgcaagaagtgatgcggcaatctaataaagagaatgagaaagcacagaactggagggagagagaaagcaggatccaccaggaaaacgcagcgcatcagcggcaaagcactgataggctcataagcatcctggagcgccaagcagacactatccaggagctcgtagccatgcagaaagaggagcagtaccgcaaatgcaaacgccacccccctatgcagcccttgtcccaaaactctttccgttgtgccccattgtcacctccaacccactttccccaacttccgtgttcttcatgccacccgctgcctccaacaccagtatcttcaccacccagccctgaaaaccacaacccttaccctctgcactcaacccccattaccatgcagtatagctgtcctgaaatgcagcactcactgcacagcacaccagacaggacatatgcgaatctgtga